In Oncorhynchus kisutch isolate 150728-3 linkage group LG11, Okis_V2, whole genome shotgun sequence, the genomic stretch GCAGTGGATACCCAGTGGTCCAGActgcctctcccttttcctcctatttctcttcttctcccatctcctccgttctcctctatcatctctcctcccctgtctcctttcacccatatcatctcctttctcctctctccattctagCCTCTCTGAATTCTCAACAGAGCCTCTTTCATGCTGAGGCAGCCTATGAAAAGCCTGATATTTATCAGATGTCAAGAATAAAACGTTGCTCTCTGTGAACAGCTTCAAGGACCCAAGTGATCTTCGTCCTTCAGACAAAAACTTCTGTAATCCATCTGGTCCATTTGTATTTGGCTCTAAATGCAATAATAGAAACATATAATAGAAACTTCTAACCATACAGAAATACATTAATGTGTTTCATACATATAGCCATCCCTTAAAATGTTTACATTCTAATGTATTATGATAAAAGACAGAGCCCCCGAGCCTTACCTCCAGCTCTTGGAACTCATCATCATCGTCAATGTCATAAGACAGGGTCTGGATCTTTGCATCCTCCACAGACAGTTCCAGGAACTTTCCATCGGAAAACATCAGCCCATCCTTGGAGGCAGCAGAGGAGCCGGATGCCAAGTCCTCTATGAAGGTGGTCTCACAGCAATCCCCGACTCCTCCATCCCCCCAGGCCCGCAGCATGTTTTCAGAGTACAGGATCAGGTTGGGCCTGAAGCGGGGGTCCATGCCCTGGGGCAGAGCGCTGGGGTTGAGCAGCTGTGGGGGTCCCCCTCCTCCGCCTACCCCCTGACCATTCTGCTCCTGCTGAGGGGACAGGTTGACCACCATGTGACCCTGGTACTGGGGGGCCGAGTACACCGACACCAGCCCTTCTTTAGTCTCTACCATCAAGCTGCGGGTGTTGATCAGACCGTTGTGCTTGCAGGAGGCCAGCCCTGCATTCCTTCCTCTCCCGATTGGAGAAGTCATCCGCTGTGTGGGGGGCTCAGCCTCCACAGCCTGGCTCGAGCCTGACCCCGCTCCCTGTCCTGGTCCACTCTCCATCCTGGCTTAGAGAGCTGGATTGTTTGATCAAATCCCCTCCTATTTAAAGGCCTCTCTCATAGGGGCCTTGGGTTGGGGAAGGCATGGGATGGCAGGCTGCACTCTCCTGTGGGAAGTCATATTAAAATGGTTTAGCAGATAAAAAGGTATTTTGTATTCAATTTGccttgttgttgttttcatcAAAAGCAGTATAAACCCAGACAAAGCTTTCAAACGTTCATACTTCCTCTATTTAGGTTACTGAATTGGTATttcaaatgagaaaaaaatcatttttaaatCAGTGTTGGGCTTTCTGCCTATTTTCATGTAGTCTTGCACATGTTGATTTATTTTGGTGAATCCAGCTCAGTCAGAAACATGGCCAGGTAGAGGGTTTAAGAAAAAGTGAAGAGGAGTGTTTTGTCAATTAACATCCACCATCTCTGTGAAGATTTAATGGCACAGCTGCTAGTCACAAAACATAAACCCTGCCAAGCATTAAATCCCAAGGTGTTCGTTGCTGCCTAAGGCACTTCTAACTCCCAACCTATTTCACTTTGCCTTTTATCTGGTGGGGTATGTACCAACAAATACATTTTGttgtcaaacacacacatgcctgcaagcacatacacacacaaaaacacacacatgcacagcacACACGCCTCACCCTCGATCCCTCTCTCAGCCTGCAAGATTTTGGTTCTCAACCATGCAAATGTAGTCCCTGCATATGCAGTAACGTTTCATGTCAGAGCCATTGATAATCTATCGGCATGCTCTACCTTGCCAAGGCCTGGAATGAAAAGGCCATTTTTGCTAGGTTCAGCAGTAAACTGTGTGTGCAGGATGAGAAACGGGCCACTGCAGGGGAGGCTCTAATGGACAAGACATCCTGGGCAGTTTTTGAGTGTATTGCCACAGACTGTGAGAACAGATTCCCGTGCAGAACCCTGTGACCAATTAAACGCCTCACTGAATGTGGGAGGTATTGGGACTCCCTTGGCTTAATTTCAAGCCTTCATTTGTTTGCTTTTGCATCTTTTGCTGAAGAGTTCAATGACCTGCTTTGCATTCATGGCCTCGGGGAAAGTTAACCAACAGCTTTAAAGCATGTTCTTGCTTTAATTAGCTAATTAAAGGCTCCAGTGGAATTAAAATGGACTGCCACTGTTCCCTTTCTATCACCTTCAATGCTCAAAGCCAATGTCAAAGCTGAAGCCTATTGGAGGGAGAGTCCTTCAACTGTTCAACATTGCAATCTCTATTTACATTATGAGAATATCTAGCAGGTCACGTTTTGGCTCAGTGGCAGTCACAACACAGTGCTATCTCTGAGCATATGACCACAATTGGCCCTCACAAGACCAAGCTTTTAAAGGCTTGACTCGGCACTGAGCCTCTGAAACCATTGGAGTACATAACTAGCCTTGCAATACAGACAATAATGGGAGTCATTATTCTGAAAAGATACTAGATGGGCCACTTTGAAAGGGACTATAGCTCCCTGTTGACAAGAAGTCAATGAATTGAGAATGTGAAATGAAGTGACAATTGGTACCCCTTGCAACACTAAAATACAATGGAAACAGTGAAGATCATGTTTCCATACAGTCCAATGACCTCTATTgacgttttttttttaatacagaAAAGTACATGTTTTGAAGCTATCAATCAGGCCAGATAATGTTAACGTTTTCAAATAATGAGTGTTAGGGTAGCCTACCAGTCGACAATTTAACTTTCCATGAAAGCAATATACAGTATCTCAGTTTGCGGGTTATAGCCAGGCTAGGGGTTGACCAATTTCCTTGAATTTTCATAGTATACATAGTGCATGCAATACTGGTTCAGTAAAATAACCTAGTCCATTCGAATGAATTAGAGTGTAAACTAATCCAAGTGTAGGACATGACACATGTGAATGGAGAAGTAGGCTAAAACATGGTCAGCACCGGATCAAAATAGCTCCACGAAGTCTCCTCCAGTGAATGAAGGAGCTATCCATGGTGCTGTCATTCAAGGTCCTTTGTTTACCTTGTTTGTAATGAGCACCGGACCGTCGTCAGGGCCCAGACATCCATCACTCATCTTGAAACAAAACCAGCCTTATATGATATACAGCCCACGCGGAAATGCGGCAATATCGTTGATGTTATTGTGAAGCATAT encodes the following:
- the LOC109899658 gene encoding synapse differentiation-inducing gene protein 1: MESGPGQGAGSGSSQAVEAEPPTQRMTSPIGRGRNAGLASCKHNGLINTRSLMVETKEGLVSVYSAPQYQGHMVVNLSPQQEQNGQGVGGGGGPPQLLNPSALPQGMDPRFRPNLILYSENMLRAWGDGGVGDCCETTFIEDLASGSSAASKDGLMFSDGKFLELSVEDAKIQTLSYDIDDDDEFQELESEYSSDSESEDNFLMMPPRDHLGLSVFSMVCCFWPLGIAAFYLSHETNKAVSKGDFHLASSSSRRALFLAVLSITIGTGIYVGLAVALIAYLSKNHHL